The Corynebacterium comes genome window below encodes:
- the pgeF gene encoding peptidoglycan editing factor PgeF → MSLRTKNEAARPVRMVFTTRAGGASSSPYESFNLGDHVGDDPDAVAANRSRLAEVLDLAPGDIVWMEQVHSNNVALVDGPQPGPVEATDAVVTTRKGLALAVLVADCVPVLLADHVNGVVAAAHAGRMGARNGIIERTVAKMVELGATPATIQVMLGPAASGRHYEVPPEMAADVEKHLPGSRTRTGKGTTGIDVRAGLVRQLLSLGVTHIEADPRCTIEDPDFFSYRREGLTGRQAGLVWLP, encoded by the coding sequence ATGTCCCTGCGCACAAAGAACGAGGCTGCACGCCCCGTCCGCATGGTGTTCACCACCCGTGCGGGCGGGGCGTCATCGTCTCCCTACGAATCATTCAATCTCGGCGACCACGTCGGCGATGATCCCGACGCCGTCGCCGCCAACCGTTCCAGACTCGCCGAAGTGCTCGACCTGGCCCCTGGCGACATCGTGTGGATGGAGCAGGTCCACTCCAACAACGTGGCGCTCGTCGACGGCCCGCAGCCGGGCCCCGTCGAGGCGACCGACGCCGTGGTGACCACCCGGAAGGGCCTGGCCCTGGCGGTGCTCGTCGCTGACTGCGTGCCGGTGCTGCTCGCCGACCACGTCAACGGCGTCGTCGCCGCGGCGCACGCCGGCCGGATGGGCGCGCGCAACGGGATCATCGAGCGCACGGTGGCGAAGATGGTCGAGCTGGGCGCCACCCCGGCCACGATCCAGGTCATGCTGGGCCCGGCCGCCTCCGGGCGGCACTATGAGGTGCCCCCGGAGATGGCCGCGGACGTGGAGAAGCATCTTCCGGGCTCCCGCACGCGCACCGGCAAGGGCACCACCGGCATCGACGTCCGTGCGGGCCTGGTACGGCAGCTGCTGAGCCTGGGCGTCACGCACATCGAGGCGGATCCGCGCTGCACCATCGAGGACCCCGACTTCTTCTCCTACCGCCGCGAGGGTCTCACCGGCCGTCAGGCGGGGCTGGTGTGGCTGCCGTGA
- the ftsZ gene encoding cell division protein FtsZ — protein MTSPNNYLAVIKVVGVGGGGVNAVNRMIEEGLKGVEFVAINTDSQALLFSDADTKLDIGREATRGLGAGANPEVGRTSAEDHKSEIEETLKGADMVFVTAGEGGGTGTGAAPVVAGIAKKLGALTVGVVTKPFKFEGPRRTRQAEAGIEELRQVCDTLIVIPNDRLLQLGDSSLSMMEAFRAADEVLHNGVQGITNLIVTPGVINVDFADVRSVMSDAGSALMGVGSARGDNRVMDATMQAINSPLLESTMEGAKGLLLSVAGASDLGLMEVNEAMSIVQEKGDEDANIIFGTIIDDNLGDEVRVTIIATGFDAAKNNPPAVTATLAPAENPTPAPEESRGRLFEDREKPAEAPAEVPGRHHHRNSGSNGLFTTSRPERKDRNDDDLDVPDFLR, from the coding sequence ATGACCTCACCGAACAACTACCTCGCCGTCATCAAGGTCGTCGGCGTCGGCGGCGGCGGCGTCAACGCCGTCAACCGCATGATCGAAGAGGGGCTGAAGGGTGTCGAGTTCGTCGCAATCAACACTGACTCCCAGGCACTGCTCTTTTCTGACGCGGACACCAAGCTCGACATCGGCCGCGAGGCCACCCGTGGCCTGGGCGCCGGAGCCAACCCGGAGGTTGGCCGCACCTCCGCTGAGGACCACAAGTCCGAGATCGAGGAGACCCTCAAGGGTGCGGACATGGTCTTCGTCACCGCCGGCGAGGGAGGTGGCACCGGTACCGGTGCGGCACCTGTGGTCGCGGGCATCGCGAAGAAGCTCGGCGCCCTGACCGTCGGCGTCGTGACCAAGCCCTTCAAGTTCGAGGGACCGCGTCGTACACGTCAGGCGGAGGCCGGCATCGAGGAGCTGCGCCAGGTCTGTGACACCCTGATAGTCATTCCGAACGACCGCCTCCTCCAGCTGGGTGACTCCTCCCTCTCCATGATGGAGGCCTTCCGCGCCGCGGACGAGGTGCTGCACAACGGCGTCCAGGGCATCACCAATCTGATCGTCACCCCGGGTGTGATCAACGTGGACTTCGCGGACGTCCGCTCCGTCATGTCCGACGCCGGTTCCGCCCTCATGGGCGTGGGTTCCGCACGTGGCGACAACCGCGTCATGGATGCGACGATGCAGGCCATCAATTCGCCGCTGCTCGAGTCCACCATGGAGGGCGCGAAGGGCCTGCTGCTGTCCGTCGCCGGCGCCTCCGACCTGGGCCTCATGGAGGTCAACGAGGCCATGAGCATCGTCCAGGAGAAGGGCGATGAGGACGCCAACATCATCTTCGGCACGATCATCGACGACAACCTCGGCGACGAGGTCCGCGTGACCATCATCGCCACCGGTTTCGACGCGGCCAAGAACAACCCGCCCGCGGTCACCGCCACCCTGGCCCCGGCGGAGAACCCGACCCCGGCTCCGGAGGAGTCCCGCGGCCGCCTCTTCGAGGACCGCGAGAAGCCCGCGGAGGCACCGGCAGAGGTGCCCGGCCGCCATCACCACCGCAACAGCGGCAGCAACGGTCTGTTCACGACCTCCCGCCCGGAGCGCAAGGACCGTAACGACGACGACCTCGATGTGCCTGACTTCCTGCGCTAA
- a CDS encoding cell division protein FtsQ/DivIB — protein MVALILALLLVLGLVWVFPVMRVSGFEITGSTRMPEEQVVGATGVAEGDNLARVDASRAARGVAELPWVHSATVSRGWPGTLRVEIIERRAVLFTREADGEHLIDEDGVPFVIDVPSADSVEVTGDVDSFRGIADVVTALPEHVRLMVSSVDAAGPHELTLHLDDGRTVYWGASESNHDKALAMQTVIQREGQHWNVSNPEMVTVR, from the coding sequence GTGGTTGCGCTCATTCTGGCGCTGCTGCTCGTCCTGGGCCTGGTGTGGGTGTTCCCCGTCATGCGGGTCTCCGGCTTCGAGATCACCGGGAGCACCCGCATGCCGGAGGAACAGGTGGTCGGCGCCACGGGTGTGGCGGAGGGCGACAACCTCGCCCGGGTGGACGCCTCCCGGGCGGCACGCGGGGTGGCCGAGCTGCCCTGGGTGCACAGTGCGACGGTTTCCCGCGGCTGGCCCGGCACCCTGCGTGTGGAGATCATCGAGCGTCGGGCGGTGCTGTTCACCCGTGAGGCCGACGGTGAGCATCTCATCGACGAGGATGGTGTGCCCTTCGTCATCGACGTCCCGTCGGCGGATTCGGTGGAGGTGACCGGTGACGTGGATTCCTTCCGCGGAATCGCCGACGTGGTGACCGCACTGCCGGAGCATGTCCGCCTCATGGTCTCCTCGGTGGATGCGGCGGGCCCCCACGAACTGACCCTCCATCTGGATGACGGGCGGACGGTGTACTGGGGGGCGTCGGAAAGCAATCACGACAAGGCCCTGGCGATGCAGACCGTGATTCAGCGCGAGGGTCAGCACTGGAACGTGTCGAACCCGGAGATGGTCACGGTGCGCTAA
- the murC gene encoding UDP-N-acetylmuramate--L-alanine ligase, whose amino-acid sequence MSGVARILLDRGAVVTGSDVKDSRPVRALRSAGAHVAVGHDAANLTLAGDPPTVVVVSFAAIPTDNPEMVAAGELGIPVIRRSDLLGELMSGYRQVLFAGTHGKTSTTSMAVAAMQAAGMDPSFAIGGQLNRSGTNAHHGTGDSFVAEADESDASLLRYSPDIAVVTNIEPDHLDYFGTAQAYHQVFDDFADRISPDGHLVVCLDDVHAATLGERCIGRGLRVLGYGTTAAAELHPQIPLGAEILSSEVTDEGSVAQVRFGSVDLSVNLQIPGHHMVLNGAGALLAGQLAGGDLTLLAEGLSDFNGVRRRFEYRGTAGGVRVYDDYAHHPTEVTAVLQAARQKVEAEGEGARVTVVFQPHLYSRTIEFAEEFAAALSLADAAVVLDIFGAREKPVEGVSSRIITDSMTAEKVAYEPDFSRAPETVRGLVKEGDLVLTMGAGDVTLLAGEILGVLDE is encoded by the coding sequence ATGTCCGGCGTCGCCCGAATCCTGCTCGACCGGGGTGCGGTGGTCACCGGTTCCGACGTGAAGGACTCCCGCCCCGTCCGGGCCCTGCGGTCCGCCGGTGCGCACGTCGCCGTGGGACACGACGCGGCCAACCTCACTCTGGCAGGTGATCCACCCACGGTGGTCGTCGTGTCCTTCGCCGCCATCCCGACGGACAACCCGGAGATGGTCGCAGCCGGCGAGCTGGGTATTCCGGTGATCCGCCGCTCGGATCTGCTGGGTGAGCTGATGAGCGGTTACCGCCAGGTGCTTTTCGCCGGCACGCACGGCAAGACGTCCACCACCTCGATGGCGGTGGCCGCGATGCAGGCTGCGGGCATGGATCCCAGCTTCGCCATCGGCGGTCAGCTCAACCGTTCCGGCACCAACGCCCACCACGGCACCGGTGACAGCTTCGTCGCGGAGGCCGACGAGTCGGACGCCTCTCTGCTGCGTTATTCCCCTGACATCGCGGTGGTGACCAACATCGAGCCTGATCACCTCGACTACTTCGGTACCGCCCAGGCCTACCACCAGGTCTTCGACGACTTCGCCGACCGCATCTCCCCGGACGGCCATCTGGTGGTCTGCCTCGACGACGTCCATGCCGCGACTCTCGGCGAACGTTGCATCGGGCGCGGTCTCCGGGTCCTCGGTTACGGCACCACCGCCGCCGCCGAGCTTCACCCGCAGATTCCGTTGGGCGCGGAGATCCTCAGCTCTGAGGTCACCGATGAAGGTTCGGTCGCACAGGTCCGATTCGGGTCCGTCGATCTCTCCGTCAACCTGCAGATTCCGGGCCATCACATGGTGCTCAACGGTGCCGGTGCGCTGCTGGCCGGCCAGCTCGCGGGTGGGGACCTCACTCTTCTCGCCGAGGGGCTGAGTGACTTCAACGGTGTGCGACGCCGTTTCGAGTACCGGGGCACCGCCGGTGGCGTGCGCGTCTACGATGACTACGCACACCATCCGACCGAGGTTACCGCCGTTCTGCAGGCCGCCCGCCAGAAGGTCGAGGCGGAGGGCGAGGGCGCACGGGTCACCGTCGTTTTCCAGCCACACCTGTACTCGCGCACCATCGAGTTCGCCGAGGAGTTCGCGGCGGCGTTGTCGCTTGCCGACGCCGCCGTCGTCCTCGACATCTTCGGTGCCCGCGAGAAGCCTGTCGAGGGTGTCAGCTCCCGGATCATCACCGACTCGATGACCGCGGAGAAGGTCGCCTACGAGCCGGACTTCTCCCGCGCCCCCGAAACTGTCCGTGGCCTGGTGAAGGAGGGCGATCTGGTGCTCACGATGGGCGCCGGTGACGTCACCCTCCTGGCCGGCGAGATCCTGGGTGTCCTGGACGAGTGA
- the murG gene encoding undecaprenyldiphospho-muramoylpentapeptide beta-N-acetylglucosaminyltransferase — translation MPASNETLSVVVAGGGTAGHIEPALAVAEALVERHGATVTALGTPRGLERDLVPARGFDLRFIDPVPVPRRPSLDLLKLPFRLVNAVRQARGILREVKADALIGFGGYVSAPAYLAARTLGIPFFVHEANARAGIANKLGERLGGTGFNAVAGSGMPGEVVGIPVRSGLRTGDSHAAVERAREQWGLAPERRTLLVTGGSQGAVSLNRVVAGAVDTLTGEGGFQVLHAYGKRNTAPSPHEHYVALPYIEDMAAAYAVADLVVCRSGAMTVAEVTASGLPAVYVPLPHGNGEQALNAADVVAAGAARIVDDAELTSERLIAEASEILGDDELLATMRAAARGHSVGDTAAHLADAIAAAVK, via the coding sequence ATGCCCGCATCGAATGAGACCCTGAGTGTGGTCGTCGCCGGGGGAGGAACCGCCGGCCACATCGAGCCGGCGCTGGCGGTGGCCGAGGCCCTCGTCGAGCGCCACGGTGCCACCGTGACGGCGCTGGGGACTCCGCGTGGTCTGGAACGTGACCTCGTCCCGGCCCGCGGTTTCGACCTCCGGTTCATCGACCCGGTGCCGGTGCCGCGTCGTCCCAGTCTTGACCTGCTCAAGCTGCCCTTCCGGCTGGTCAACGCAGTGCGACAGGCCCGGGGGATCCTTCGTGAGGTCAAGGCCGACGCCCTGATCGGATTCGGCGGCTACGTTTCTGCGCCCGCGTATCTGGCGGCCCGGACGCTCGGCATCCCGTTCTTCGTCCATGAGGCCAACGCCCGCGCCGGCATCGCCAACAAGCTCGGCGAACGGCTCGGCGGCACCGGCTTCAACGCGGTGGCCGGCTCGGGGATGCCCGGCGAGGTCGTCGGCATCCCGGTGCGTTCCGGGCTGCGCACCGGCGACTCCCACGCCGCGGTCGAACGCGCCCGCGAGCAGTGGGGTCTGGCGCCGGAACGCAGGACGCTGCTGGTCACAGGCGGGTCGCAGGGCGCGGTGAGCCTGAACCGGGTGGTGGCGGGTGCCGTCGACACGCTCACCGGCGAGGGAGGCTTCCAGGTGTTGCACGCCTACGGTAAGCGCAACACCGCACCGTCCCCGCACGAGCACTACGTCGCCCTGCCCTACATCGAGGACATGGCCGCCGCGTACGCCGTCGCGGACCTGGTCGTGTGCCGCTCCGGTGCGATGACGGTCGCCGAGGTGACGGCTTCCGGCCTGCCTGCCGTGTACGTCCCCCTGCCGCACGGCAACGGTGAGCAGGCACTCAACGCGGCGGACGTCGTCGCGGCGGGCGCTGCCCGAATCGTCGACGACGCCGAGCTGACCTCTGAACGTCTGATCGCCGAGGCCAGCGAGATCCTCGGTGACGATGAGCTGCTGGCCACCATGCGGGCTGCCGCCCGGGGTCACTCCGTCGGGGACACCGCAGCTCATCTCGCTGACGCGATCGCCGCCGCAGTAAAATAG
- a CDS encoding FtsW/RodA/SpoVE family cell cycle protein: MSTSAGMFTKWHSAWHKTMDSRPGLDYFMIRSVVFLLTGIGVVMVMSSSMTWSVIEGSTVWGQSLRQGLMVLIGLFAFWLALRVRPAVIRRMSPWLMLVSLVLLVLVLIPGIGSGSEEVGSQSWIRVGSIGLQPSELAKVAIAVWGAGYLADRRNAMITLRSPFTVYTAVAGLMTFLIGVQGDLGMTMSFALVAMFTLLFAGVDMRFIFAAGALALVGMLFVFFSGGFRSNRFHVYFDALFGRFEDTQGTAFQSYQGFLSLADGSVFGVGLGQSRAKWFYLPEAKNDFIFAIIGEELGLWGGALVIILFAALGYFGFRTALRAQNQFQSLMAAALTAGVVSQAFINIGYVVGLLPVTGIQLPMISAGGTSAIITLGSMGLLASVARHEPEAVSGMQSYGRPLFDRIFFLPEPAPRPVRSTRERRNARTRFGEPVTGSVRQRNRPTHDRRR, from the coding sequence ATGAGCACCAGCGCCGGAATGTTCACGAAGTGGCACAGCGCCTGGCACAAGACGATGGATTCCCGGCCGGGCCTCGACTACTTCATGATCCGCTCCGTGGTCTTCCTCCTCACAGGTATCGGCGTGGTCATGGTCATGTCGTCCTCGATGACCTGGTCGGTCATCGAGGGCTCGACTGTCTGGGGCCAGTCCCTCCGGCAGGGGCTCATGGTCCTCATCGGCCTCTTCGCCTTCTGGCTGGCGCTGCGGGTCCGACCCGCGGTGATCCGGCGGATGTCGCCCTGGTTGATGCTGGTGTCGCTCGTGCTGCTGGTCCTGGTGCTCATCCCGGGTATCGGCAGTGGTTCCGAGGAGGTCGGCTCCCAGTCGTGGATCCGTGTGGGTTCGATCGGCCTGCAGCCCTCCGAGCTGGCGAAGGTGGCCATCGCGGTATGGGGTGCGGGCTACCTGGCGGACAGGCGCAACGCCATGATCACGCTGCGCAGCCCCTTCACCGTCTACACCGCCGTGGCGGGGCTGATGACCTTCCTCATCGGCGTGCAGGGCGACCTCGGCATGACCATGAGCTTCGCGCTGGTGGCCATGTTCACCCTCCTGTTCGCGGGTGTGGACATGCGGTTCATCTTCGCGGCCGGCGCCCTCGCCCTGGTGGGCATGCTGTTCGTCTTCTTCTCCGGCGGTTTCCGATCCAACCGTTTCCACGTCTACTTCGACGCCCTCTTCGGCCGTTTCGAGGACACCCAGGGCACGGCGTTCCAGTCCTACCAGGGCTTCCTCTCGCTCGCCGACGGCTCCGTCTTCGGCGTCGGCCTCGGCCAGTCCCGCGCCAAGTGGTTCTACCTGCCCGAGGCGAAGAACGACTTCATTTTCGCCATCATCGGCGAGGAGCTCGGCCTGTGGGGCGGGGCGCTGGTGATCATCCTGTTCGCGGCCCTCGGCTACTTCGGTTTCCGTACCGCCCTCCGCGCGCAGAACCAGTTCCAGTCGTTGATGGCCGCCGCGCTGACCGCAGGCGTGGTGTCCCAGGCCTTCATCAACATCGGCTACGTCGTCGGTCTGCTGCCGGTCACCGGTATCCAGCTTCCGATGATCTCCGCCGGTGGCACCTCCGCCATCATCACCCTGGGCTCCATGGGTCTGCTGGCCTCGGTGGCCCGTCACGAGCCGGAGGCGGTGTCCGGGATGCAGTCCTACGGTCGTCCGCTCTTCGACCGGATCTTCTTCCTGCCGGAGCCTGCCCCGCGCCCGGTACGGTCCACCCGCGAGCGCCGCAACGCCCGGACCAGGTTCGGTGAGCCGGTCACTGGTAGCGTCAGACAACGTAATCGGCCCACTCACGACAGGAGACGGTGA
- the murD gene encoding UDP-N-acetylmuramoyl-L-alanine--D-glutamate ligase yields the protein MITGTALIAGAGVSGRGLARLLGDLGVDIVVADDNARIEGVRGMSVDEARRSLDQFEVVITSPGWRPDSPLLLDAAASGLEVLGDVELAYRLDREGTFGAPRTWLVVTGTNGKTTTTAMLAAMMQELGRDTGLRAEAVGNIGVSVADALAAVPRVDILVAELSSFQLHWSSELTPDAGVLLNLAEDHIDWHGSFTAYAADKARALTGPVAVAGADDPAVRALAPEGHIGFTLGEPAIGQFGVIGGQLVDNTGDAPVVLAPVAGIQPAGPAGVLDALAAAAIARSQGASPEHVSAALADFQVDGHRGQTVAEGGGVAWVDNSKATNPHAVDAALAGLQDVIWLAGGQLKGADVGPLIRDHAHRLKAVGLLGVDAALIADALNEHAPDVPVHTTAHLDPREAMNELVDWAGGLATAGDTVLLAPAAASLDMFTGMSQRGDLFAAAARARTR from the coding sequence ATGATCACCGGAACCGCGCTCATCGCCGGCGCCGGAGTCTCCGGCCGCGGCCTGGCCCGCCTGCTGGGTGACCTCGGCGTGGACATCGTCGTGGCCGACGACAACGCCCGGATCGAGGGCGTGCGGGGCATGAGCGTCGATGAGGCGCGTCGCTCCCTCGATCAGTTCGAGGTGGTCATCACCTCGCCGGGGTGGCGTCCGGACAGCCCGCTGCTTCTCGACGCCGCCGCCTCAGGCCTCGAGGTCCTCGGGGACGTGGAGCTGGCCTACCGGCTCGACCGCGAGGGGACCTTCGGCGCCCCGCGCACCTGGCTCGTCGTCACCGGCACCAACGGCAAGACCACCACCACCGCCATGCTCGCCGCCATGATGCAGGAGCTCGGCCGGGACACCGGCCTGAGGGCCGAGGCGGTGGGCAACATCGGTGTCTCCGTGGCCGACGCTCTGGCAGCCGTGCCGCGCGTGGACATTCTCGTCGCGGAACTGTCCAGCTTCCAGCTCCACTGGTCGAGCGAACTGACACCCGACGCGGGGGTTCTGCTCAACCTCGCGGAGGACCACATCGACTGGCACGGTTCCTTCACCGCCTACGCCGCCGACAAGGCCCGCGCGCTGACCGGTCCGGTCGCCGTCGCGGGTGCGGATGACCCGGCGGTCCGTGCTCTGGCGCCGGAGGGGCACATCGGATTCACGCTGGGTGAGCCGGCCATCGGGCAGTTCGGTGTGATCGGCGGGCAGTTGGTGGACAACACCGGCGACGCGCCGGTGGTTCTCGCCCCTGTCGCCGGCATCCAGCCTGCGGGGCCTGCCGGCGTGCTCGACGCGCTCGCCGCCGCCGCCATCGCCCGCAGTCAGGGCGCCTCACCCGAACATGTTTCCGCGGCTCTCGCCGACTTCCAGGTCGACGGCCATCGCGGGCAGACCGTCGCCGAGGGCGGGGGGGTGGCCTGGGTGGACAACTCCAAGGCAACCAATCCCCACGCCGTTGATGCGGCGCTGGCCGGACTGCAGGACGTCATCTGGCTGGCGGGTGGTCAGCTCAAGGGGGCCGACGTCGGCCCCCTGATCCGTGATCACGCGCACCGGCTGAAGGCCGTCGGTCTGCTGGGGGTCGACGCCGCCCTCATCGCCGACGCGCTCAACGAGCACGCGCCGGACGTCCCCGTCCACACCACCGCCCACCTCGACCCGAGGGAAGCCATGAACGAACTCGTCGACTGGGCGGGCGGGCTCGCCACCGCCGGCGACACCGTCCTGCTGGCGCCGGCCGCCGCCTCCCTCGACATGTTCACCGGAATGTCTCAGCGCGGCGATCTCTTCGCCGCGGCGGCCCGGGCGAGGACACGATGA
- the mraY gene encoding phospho-N-acetylmuramoyl-pentapeptide-transferase: protein MTQIIIAGIVSFLVSIFTTPMLIRRFSSEGLGQEIREDGPKSHLRKRGTPTMGGIAILAGILVAYLTVGVYGMIIGTGGFTISGLLVLGLTLGLGALGFADDFIKLFKARNLGLNKTAKLVGQLGLAIAFGLLILMFPDDEGLTPGSTHLSFIRDIDTLDIAFGGSIIGIIVFLLFIFILTAAWSNAVNLTDGLDGLAAGTTAFVMGGYSLITFWQFRNSCTVSVEPGCYSVRDPLDLAVLAAAGLGACLGFLWWNAAPAKIFMGDTGSLALGGLVAGLSVASRTELLMVIIGALFVMEAASVVIQVISFRSTGKRVFRMAPFHHHFENGGWPETTVVVRFWLIAVMGVMLGVSIFYAEWLTATGVSLR from the coding sequence GTGACACAGATCATCATCGCAGGAATCGTCAGCTTCCTAGTCTCGATTTTCACCACTCCGATGCTCATCCGGCGGTTCTCGTCCGAGGGCCTCGGACAGGAGATCCGCGAGGACGGACCGAAATCCCACCTCCGCAAGCGTGGTACCCCGACGATGGGTGGCATCGCCATTCTGGCCGGCATACTCGTCGCCTACCTCACCGTCGGCGTCTACGGCATGATCATCGGCACCGGTGGCTTCACCATCTCCGGCCTGCTGGTCCTCGGACTGACCCTCGGATTGGGTGCGCTGGGTTTCGCCGATGACTTCATCAAGCTCTTCAAGGCCCGCAACCTCGGGCTGAACAAGACCGCCAAGCTCGTCGGGCAGCTGGGGCTCGCCATCGCCTTCGGCCTCCTCATCCTCATGTTCCCTGACGATGAGGGACTGACCCCGGGTTCCACGCACCTGTCGTTCATCCGCGACATCGACACCCTCGACATCGCCTTCGGCGGCAGCATCATCGGCATCATCGTCTTCCTGCTGTTCATCTTCATTCTCACCGCCGCCTGGTCCAATGCCGTCAACCTCACCGACGGCCTCGACGGCCTGGCCGCGGGCACCACCGCCTTCGTGATGGGCGGATACTCCCTGATCACGTTCTGGCAGTTCCGCAACTCCTGCACCGTCTCGGTCGAGCCGGGCTGCTACTCGGTCCGGGATCCGCTGGATCTGGCCGTCCTCGCCGCCGCCGGCCTGGGCGCCTGCCTCGGTTTCCTGTGGTGGAACGCCGCGCCCGCCAAGATCTTCATGGGCGACACCGGTTCCCTGGCCCTCGGTGGTCTGGTCGCCGGTCTCTCGGTGGCGTCGCGCACCGAGCTGCTGATGGTCATCATCGGAGCCCTCTTCGTCATGGAGGCGGCCTCGGTGGTCATCCAGGTCATCTCCTTCCGCTCCACCGGCAAACGGGTCTTCCGCATGGCGCCTTTCCACCACCACTTCGAGAACGGCGGCTGGCCCGAGACCACCGTGGTCGTCCGCTTCTGGCTCATCGCGGTCATGGGGGTCATGCTGGGTGTCTCCATCTTCTACGCCGAGTGGCTCACCGCCACGGGAGTGAGCCTGCGATGA
- a CDS encoding UDP-N-acetylmuramoyl-tripeptide--D-alanyl-D-alanine ligase: MIALTLAEIAEITGGELHDVEDPDTKVTASVEFDSRKVTPGGLFLALPGEHVDGHDYAATAVAAGAVAVLAARPVGVPAIVVKPAGLSESNADIFAHDADGSAKAVVDALAALAHAVVTRLPDLTVVGVTGSAGKTSTKDLVASVLRMAGETVAPPGSFNNEIGLPYTALRCDTGTRFLVAEMSARGIGHIAHLAESVPPHIGAVLNVGSAHLGEFGSRENIARAKGELVEALPADGVAVLNADDPFVAAMASRTRARVVTYSAHSRADLWAADVRLDDVARASFTLRVGADSAPVTLQVFGEHQVSNALAAAAIGLEAGLPLAQVAQGLSGHTSASAHRMDVQTRADGVTVINDSYNANPDSMRAGIAALAYTASARRNARSIAVLGEMSELGSDAEASHQLIGEHLDRYRVDRLIAVGEGPHSRAMATEAANRGITTEIARDVDDATRLVEAVLRTRPIEHTGPGNPGDVVLVKASNSLGLWRVAEKLLAGGTHQKNIQKGS; this comes from the coding sequence ATGATCGCCCTCACTCTCGCGGAGATCGCGGAGATCACCGGCGGTGAGCTCCACGACGTCGAGGATCCGGACACGAAGGTGACCGCCTCCGTCGAATTCGACTCCCGCAAGGTCACCCCGGGCGGGTTGTTCCTCGCCCTGCCGGGGGAACACGTCGACGGTCACGACTACGCCGCCACCGCCGTCGCGGCCGGTGCCGTGGCGGTGCTGGCGGCTCGACCGGTGGGGGTGCCCGCGATCGTCGTGAAGCCTGCGGGCCTCAGCGAATCCAACGCCGACATCTTCGCCCATGACGCCGACGGTTCCGCCAAGGCCGTCGTGGACGCCCTCGCGGCTCTCGCACACGCGGTGGTCACCCGGCTGCCGGATCTGACGGTGGTCGGCGTCACGGGTTCGGCCGGCAAGACCTCCACCAAGGACCTCGTCGCCTCTGTGCTGCGCATGGCCGGTGAGACCGTCGCGCCGCCCGGTTCCTTCAACAACGAGATCGGTCTCCCGTACACTGCGCTGCGTTGCGACACCGGCACCCGCTTCCTCGTCGCCGAGATGTCCGCCCGCGGCATCGGCCACATCGCCCACCTGGCGGAATCGGTGCCGCCGCACATCGGCGCGGTGCTCAACGTCGGCAGCGCACACCTGGGGGAGTTCGGCTCGCGGGAGAACATCGCCCGCGCCAAGGGCGAACTTGTCGAAGCGCTGCCGGCGGACGGGGTGGCGGTACTCAACGCCGACGATCCCTTCGTCGCCGCGATGGCGTCGCGCACCCGCGCGCGGGTGGTCACCTACTCCGCCCATTCGCGGGCGGACCTGTGGGCCGCGGACGTGCGTCTCGACGACGTCGCCCGCGCCAGCTTCACCCTCCGCGTCGGCGCCGACTCCGCCCCCGTCACCCTGCAGGTCTTCGGCGAGCATCAGGTCTCCAACGCCCTGGCGGCTGCCGCGATCGGCCTGGAGGCCGGGCTCCCGCTCGCCCAGGTCGCGCAGGGACTCTCCGGTCACACCAGCGCCTCCGCCCACCGCATGGACGTGCAGACCCGCGCGGACGGCGTCACCGTCATCAACGACTCCTACAACGCGAACCCCGATTCCATGCGCGCGGGCATCGCCGCCCTGGCGTACACCGCCTCCGCCCGCCGCAACGCCCGCTCCATCGCCGTCCTCGGCGAGATGAGCGAACTCGGATCCGATGCCGAAGCGTCGCATCAGCTCATCGGAGAGCACCTCGACCGCTACCGCGTCGACCGCCTCATCGCAGTCGGCGAAGGTCCGCACAGTCGCGCCATGGCCACCGAGGCCGCGAACCGGGGTATAACTACGGAGATCGCACGCGACGTCGACGACGCCACCCGGCTCGTCGAAGCCGTGCTGCGCACCCGTCCGATCGAGCACACCGGCCCCGGCAACCCCGGGGACGTGGTGCTGGTCAAGGCCTCCAACTCTTTGGGGCTGTGGCGGGTGGCGGAAAAGCTGCTCGCCGGCGGCACACACCAGAAGAACATCCAGAAGGGCTCATAG